A window of Pusillimonas sp. DMV24BSW_D genomic DNA:
TAGCTTGATATTGGCAACGTCCTGGCCCTTGATCAGCATGTCAGCTTTACAGATAGCATAAGACTCGGCATTGAGTTCCTGTCCGTAGAGCGATACTGTTACTTTCTCACTTACTGACTGGATGTAAGCATCCCCTTCCGACAAAAAGCCACCCGTGCCAGCAGTCGGATCGTACACAGTCACGATGCTGTTGGGTTTGAGCTTGTCGTCCTGGTTGGTCAGCACCAGAGAAGTGGTCAGGTGCACAATGTCGCGCGGGGTGAAGTGTTCCCCGGCCGTTTCGTTTGAGCTTTCTGCAAAGCGCCGGATGAGCTCTTCGAAGATCACACCCATTCCAAAGTTGGTGACGGATGTTGGATTGAGATCAAAGTTCGCAAACCGCTGCACCACCTGGTACAACAGGTTTGCCGCAGATAACTGCTGAACGTAATCCTCGAAGTGGAAATGCTCGAATATCTCGCGCGCATGCTTGCTGAATGAATTGACGTAGCTCATCAAGTCATCGGCGGTCTGAGTGTCAGACAACGTGGCTAAGCTCAGTGGCGAAGCATTGAAGAAGTCTTTTCCAGTCGCGCGCAGCAACAGCCGGTCTCGAACTTCGTCAGGAAGGTTCTGCTGGCGATTTGCTTCAATTAGCACAGCCTCTTTGGTGGGCTCAAGCACGCACTCCATTCGCCTGAGCAAGGTAAACGGCAGAATCACACGTCCATACTGGGACTGCTTGAAGTCCCCGCGCAGCAGATCCGCCACAGACCAGATAAAGGCCGCAGTCTGGGAATGAGTTTCAGTGTTCACCGCAAAAAAATCCTTATGGTAGTTCCCGAAATGATATACGCCTGACACCCTTGATGTAAAAACTAATACGATACTTAGCTGGATTATGTAACTGAACAGGGTAGAAAGTGGATCCGCAGAAAAGTCTCTGGAACCACTACGTTACTACCGCCCCCAAGAACAGCTAAGTACAACGACGGGGCTTAGCACTACATAGATCAACCGATGTCAGGATATGCGCGATCTAGCGATATGCAACTTGAGAGTTTGGCGCAGCGCATTAGCAAGACGTGAAAATGGAAGGGTCGCCCGGATTTTCAGTCTTCTACATAATAGCTATGCGATCTCAATACGACCGCATCACTCAAAAAACAACAAAAGGGCGAAGATAGCTGAAATTTAATGTATTTTGAATGACGTTAGCATCAATAAAAGATCGACAGACTTTATTCCCTTCCGACAGACTTTATTTTCAATCTTCACCCCCACCAGCAAAAAAAACCAATCACTCCACCGTCACACTCTTAGCCAAATTCCGCGGCTTATCCACATCTGTCCCCCGCGCACACGCCGCGTGATACGCCAGCAACTGCAACGGAATCGTATGCAAAATCGGTGACAGCTTCCCATAGTTCTCGGGCATCCGAATCACATGCATCCCAGGGCTGGCCGTAATCCGCGTATCCGCATCCGCGAACACATACAACTCGCCCCCACGCGCACGCACCTCCTGCATATTCGACTTCAACTTCTCCAGCAACTCATCGCGCGGTGCAATCGTTACCACCGGCATCTGGTCCGTTACAAGCGCCAACGGCCCGTGCTTCAACTCCCCGGCAGGATACGCCTCGGCGTGAATATAGCTAATCTCTTTCAGCTTCAGCGCCCCCTCCATGGCAATGGGGTAATGCATGCCACGGCCCAGGAACAGTGCATTTTCCTTACTGGCAAAACGGTCGGCCCACGCCATAATTTGCGGCTCCAGCGCCAACACAGCCGTAATGGCCACCGGTAAATGGCGCAACGCTTTCAGGTAATCGTGCTCCTGGGTTTCGTTAATGCGGCCCTTCACCTGCGCCAGAGCAAGCGTCAGCAGAAACAAGCCGGTAAGCTGCGTGGTAAACGCTTTGGTCGACGCCACGCCTATCTCAACACCGGCGCGCGTCAGGTACGACAACTTGCACTCGCGCACCATGGCGCTGGTGCCCACATTGCAAATCGTCAACGTATGTTCCATACCCTGGCTTTGCGCGTGCTTCAACGCCGCCAGGGTATCGGCCGTTTCGCCCGATTGTGAAATGGTCACCACCAACGTACGCGGGTCGGGCACGCTGTCGCGATAGCGATATTCGCTGGCAATTTCCACGTTTACGGGAATCTTGGCCACCGATTCAATCCAGTAACGCGCGGTCATCCCGGCGTAGTAACTGGTGCCGCACGCCAGAATCAACACGCGGTCAATGGTTTTGAAGACGTCGTAGGCGCCGTCACCGAACAATTCCGGCGTAATGCTTTGAATGTCTTGCAGGGTGTCGCCCACCGCACGAGGCTGCTCGAAAATCTCCTTCTGCATGTAATGGCGGTAGGGGCCCAACTCTGCCGCGCCGGTATGAATTTGCACGGTGTGCACTTCACGCTTCACCTCATTGCCCTGCGCATCCACAATCCATACGCGCGACAACTGCAAATCCACTACATCGCCGTCTTCCAGGTAAATGATCTGGTCAGTTGTGCCGGCCAGCGCCAGCGCATCCGACGCCAGAAAGTTTTCATTCTGACCACACCCCACCACCAGCGGCGAGCCTTGCCGTGCACCCACCACGCGGTGGGGCTCGTCTTGGCAGAACACCGCAATGGCGTAGGCACCTTCCAAACGGCGCACGGCTGCTTGCACGGCTTCGAACAGGTCGGCCGAATACAGATGGTCGATTAAATGCGCAATTACCTCGGTGTCGGTCTGGCTTTCGAACACATAACCGGCTGCTTCCAGCTCTTCGCGCAGTTCGTCGTGGTTTTCAATAATGCCGTTATGCACCAGGGCAATGCGGGCTTTACCCCGACTTTGGCCGGAAAAATGCGGGTGGGCGTTGTGGGTGGCGGGTGCACCGTGCGTGGCCCAGCGCGTATGCGCAATGCCGGTAAAGCCGGCCAGCGCGGTGTCTTGCACCTCGCGTTCCAGCTCCGCCACGCGATGCGTGCTGCGGGCGCGCTGCAAGTCGCCGTCGGCATGAACGGCCACGCCGCAGGAATCGTATCCACGATACTCCAGGCGCTTCAGGCCTTCCAGCAATACGGGCACTACATTACGCTGCGCCACAGCGCCAACAATTCCGCACATCGTTTGTTCTCCTTGCACACAAGCCAAATCAGGCAATGGCCTATTGTGCGCAAAGCTGAGCGAAATAAGATTTCTTATTTATCTTTAATATGAAATAATATTTCAATAATGTGTAACCATGAAATATTATTTCACAACTAGATGATGGCGCTTACGAAATCCACAGTCAAACTCGACGACCTGGACATCCGCATTCTCAATGCGCTCCAGCACAATAGCGCGGTGTCCAACCTGGAGCTGGCACAACAGGTACATGCTTCCCCCCCCACCTGCCTGCGGCGGGTACGCCGCCTAACCGAAGCCGGCATCATCGAAAAACAAGTGGCGATTTTGAACCCTGAGAAACTGGGCAACAGCCTCACGGCTATTTGCGAAATTACCCTAAACACCCAAACCGAGCAGGTGTTCGCCGCGTTTGAGCAACAGATGCACAAAGAAACGCGGGTTTTGCAGTGTTATCGCGTGTCGCCGGGGCCGGATTTCATTCTGGTGGTGCAAGTGGAAGACATGCCCGCCTACCATGCACTGGCACATCGTTTGTTTACTGAGCAGGGCAACATTCGCAATGTGCGCACCTTCTTTTCCGTACACCGCTCGAAATTCAATACCCACTCATTGCTTTAGCGCAGCCTGGTATAGCGCCATATAACGGTCGCCCATCACCTTCACATTGTGCTCGCGCAAAACATAGTCATAGGCTTTACGTGTCATTTCCGCACGCAAATCGGCACCGTCTAAAACCTGCGCCAGGTTCTCGGCCATCGCACGGAAATCGCCCACGTCGCACAACAAGCCGCGCCCTTCGGCCAGGCTTTCTTTCAAGCCCCCGGCCCGGGTCGCCACAACGGGAACATTCTGGCTGAACGCATCCAGTACGCTACTACCTAACGCCTCCTCTACGGAAGACAAGGCGAACACATCGAACAGGCCGTAGACTTGTTCCACGCCCGGCTCGAAACCTGCAAACACATAGTGCTGCGATAAGTCCAGCTCTTTCACCAACTGCCGGGCGGCATCGGACACATCGCCGTCACCGCCAAAATGCAAACACACCACCTGAGGGTGCGTTTTACGCAATTGATGAACTGCACGAATAAGCGTTAATGGGTCTTTTTCTCGCGTAAGCGCCGCGCTGGTACCCACTACGTGCCGATCTTGCAGCGCATAACGCTGCTTCAGCGCAGCGATTCGTTCATCATTCGGCACGGCAGGCTCAATAGCACTGCGAATAATGGAAACATTCAAACCCAATCGCCCCGGCTCGACTGCCGCTGCTTCACTAATGGCAACAAATGCATCGACCCGCCGCCATTTCATTGCAGTGCGCGGCTGTTTCGACGGCGTCACCCGAAAAGACGTGCGGCGGGTAAACACCACCAGCCGACCCAACAACGGTTTCAGCACCGCCAGCCAACTTAGCGTATTGGCGGTTTGCGCATGCAGAACGTCAAACCCGCGCCCGATACACAGCAACTTGAAACACGCCCCCAACACCCCTTTCGCCGCGTGCACGGTAAACCCCTCGGCACGTGCCGCCTGAGCCAATGGCTCACCCGCCCGCGCCAGCAGTTGGGCGTCGATGCCGCGCTCGCGCAGTTGTTGCAAACACAACAACGTTTGCCGTTCACCACCGCGCCAACCACGTTCAAAATTAAGCTGCAATACACGCATAAATAATCTGCATCAGGTTGCTTTGTTGCGCTACAACTGCAAATCGGGCGTGGGGTTGAAATGGCGCACGACATTAATAACCACGGCCAGCAAAGCGCAAACAATGCTAACGGAAATGGACACAACCGGGCCGTTATCGCCACCCAGTTGAAACGCAATAGCCGCCAGCGCGGTGCCGACACTTTGCCCCAACACCCGCGTAGTGGCCTGCAAGCCGCCGGCCGCACCACTTCTGCGCCGGGGCGCCCCGGCCAGCATGGCACGGTTGTTCGGGGTTTGGAAAAAGCCCACGCCAATCCCGCTTAGCACCATCGGCGCCAACATGGCGTAATGCGGCGAATCAAGCGGCATCAGTACCGTCCAGATCAAACCCGCCCCGGTTAAACCGGCCCCAATAATGCACAAGACGGCCACACGATACCTATCTGACATCCAGCCTGCAATGGGTGCCATACTGGCCACGCCCACCGACCAGGCGGCCAGCAACACCCCAACCTGCCCATAACTGTAATCAAGCATATGAATGAGATAAAACGGCAGCGCCACCATGGCCGACATCTGCGAGGCAAACGAAGCCAATGAGGCACTAACGGCAAAGGCAATGGGCCGAATACGCAATAAATCAAGCGGCACCAACGGCGCTTCCTGCCTGCCCGCGCGCCTGAACAACCAACAACCGGCAATGCACGACACCCCCAGGAACCCCAGCGCCCACACCAAATTCGACACCAGCATGTCGAGCCCGACCACAAACAAACCAAAGGTGATCATACTTAAGCCGCACGACAGCCAATCGAAACGTTTGCTGGTGCGCGGCACATCGGGCAAAGCCCGCAAACCGAACAGCAACGCCACACACACCGGCGTATACACGACAAACGTCCAGCGCCACGACGAAAGCTCAATAATGAAGGCGCCAATTGCCGGCCCCAACACAGCCAGAACACCCACCACCAAAGAGCTCAAACTCACACCCAGCCCCAGTTGCCGCATGGGGTAAATATTGCGCACCAAGCCGCCGAAAAGGCTCATTAACATAGCTGAACCAATGCCTTGCACGACCCGCGCAATCAACAACATGGAGAACGACGTAGAGAACGCACACGCGAGCGCACCCACCATGAAAATAGTGGAACCCAGTCCGTACATTTGCCGAAAACCAATGCGCTCAGCCACCGCCGACGAAGGCAAAATACCCACTAACACCGTCACGGTATAGGCAATCATGACCCACACCACCAAGCCCGGCAACACATTCAGATCGGTTGCAATATCGGGCAGCGCCACGTTGGCGGCCGCCATATCCCACGACACCAACGCCAACCCCGCCATCAGCACCGCCATCGCCCAAAGGCGACGCGGCATGGGCAAGCCATCTTTGAATTCGGTCATGTTGAATGCCTACTACTTTTTTTCCGGCCGCTTCCAGTGCTCTATCGTGGTTTGCCGAGAGCGCGACAACGTTAACTTGCCTGCGGGCGCATCTTTGGTTAGCGTGGTGCCGGCCCCCAGCGTGGCCCCTTTTCCAACACGAACCGGCGCCACCAGTTGCGTGTCCGAGCCAATAAAGACGTCGTCTTCAATAATGGTTTGAAATTTGTTCACGCCGTCGTAATTGCAAGTGATGGTGCCCGCGCCAATATTCACGCGCTCGCCCACCTGGGCATCCCCAATGTACGCCAAATGGTTCGCTTTCGATCCTTTACCCAACCGGCTTTTCTTGATTTCCACAAAATTACCCACATGCGCCTGTTCGCCCACGTGTGCACCGGGACGCAGGCGCGCATACGGGCCGATACGGGCCTGCGCACCCACCGCTGCGTCGTCGATATGGCTGAACGCTTCAACCAACGACCCGGCGCCAATTGTCGCGGCTTTCACCACGCAGTGCGGCCCCACACGCACACCGTCTTCCAGCACGACATCGCCTTCAAACACACAACCCACATCAATGAACACGTCGCGCCCGCATTGCAGGGTGCCACGCAAATCGAAACGGGCCGGGTCGGCTAGCGTGACGCCCTGCTCAAGCAGGCGCCGCGCCTGCTCCGCCTGCCACAAGCGCTCAAGCTGGGCCTGCTGAACCCGGCTGTTAACACCCAGAGTTTCATAAGCCGCTGAAGGATGAGCGGCTCCCACAGTCACCCCGTCACGCACCGCCAGGCCCACCACGTCCGTCAGGTAATACTCGCCTTGGGCATTGTTGTTGGAAATTTGCCCCAGCCACTCAATTAGCTTGCCTGTGGGCGCCGCAAGAATACCCGTATTCACCTCGTTAATGGCGCGTTCTGCATCGTTGGCATCTTTGTGTTCCACAATGCGCTCTACGTGGCCGCTTGAGCCCCGCACAATGCGGCCGTAGCCGGTCGGATCCACCAGCTTTTCGGTAAGAACGGCCAAGCCACCATGGCGCGCGTCCAACAGACTTTCCAGGGTGGCCGATTGCACCAAAGGCACATCGCCATACAACACCAAGGTGGCCCCATTGGGGTCGGCCTGCTGCAATAACGGAATGGCCTGCATAACGGCATGTCCGGTGCCCTGCTGCGGGCTTTGCAATACAAAATCCAAATCACCGGCATGGGCGAAAGCTTCCTTCACCGTTTCGGCGCCGTGCCCCACGACCACAACAATACGGCCCGGCTTCAATAACCGGGCCTGATCAATCACGTGTGCCAGCATGGGTTTGCCGGCAACAGGATGCAGAACTTTAGGCAGGCTGGACTGCATACGCTTACCCAACCCTGCTGCCAGAATCACAATATTCAACATGAATAAAACACTTTCAGGAAAGTTTGCTGATCAACCTGCGGCTTTTTTCGCTGCAGAACGTTTACGGGCGGCTGTTTTGCGCGCCGCGCCGGTTTTCTGGCGTGCCGCAGCCCCGGTTGGCTTGCGTGCACGCGCAGCCGCCGTCCGTTTCGGTGCCGAAGCCGCTGACATCGTGCTTTTGGCATCGGCCGACGAGGCGGAAGCACCCGCTGCCTTTTTAGCACCGCCACTTGCTTTACCGAAGGTGTCTCCAGTTGCCATACCGGCCGAGGTAGCCGAGGCCAAGGTATTGAATTGATTTTGCAACATCGACCACCAGGCTTGAGCCGCCTCGGTCCCCTGTTGCATGGCTTCCGCACCCGCCGATTCATGCTCTGCGGCAGGTGCCGGTTTGATTTTGGCCTGCCCCGACGGCTTCAAACCCAGCGCCACCTCAAGTGCCGAAGGGTTGTCGCCATTGCCGGTCATGCCTTCGGGTGAAACAAAAGACTTTAATGTGGAAATGGTGGCGCGCTGCACCTCCAGACCCTGAATAGTACTGGTGAGCATCGACAAGTTCATGCGCAGCCAGTTTTCAACAGTACGTAACTCGGCGATACGGCGGTCGAGATCTTCAATATTCATAGGCGGCGCGGCCAACCCAAGCCCGTGCGAGGCCCCCGCCTGAGCCAGGTTATCCCAGGCCTGACGCATCATTTCTATACTGGCCAGCATGGGGTTGTGCCCCAAATCTCCTTGCTGACCAAGCCCCGGGAACATAAACGGATTACTGTTATTCGATTGAGTCATAGCGCCTCCGCACCAACGTTAGCAAGCAACAAAGTCATTTTACGCAGTTTGCATCAGGCGTGACCGTAAACTGTCTAAAATAACCAGCGATGCCTCCAGGGTGAACTGTTCTTCCGTAAGCAACTGCCATAGCTGTGCAGGCGTCACCGCCATAATTTCACTGACTTCGCCGTCGATATTACGCGGCGCCACAGAGTCGGCCAGCACGCACTCGCTGACCAGGACATCTTCCACCTGGTAGCCTTCCGGCAAACGACGATGCATCCGCACAATGGTACGTACCGAATCGCGCGGCGCGATATCCGTTTCAGCCAAACCCGCCTCTTCGTAACTTTCGCGCACCAATGCCGTGTCCATATCTTCGCCCACGCCGGCCAATCCACCCACCAGGGTATCCAGCATGTCGGGGTCGGTATTTTTTGTGGCGGAACGCCGCGCCACATATAAGCGCCCGTCCGGAGTCCAGGCGTTCAAGTGCACGGCGCGCGTCAGCAAA
This region includes:
- a CDS encoding type I restriction-modification system subunit M produces the protein MNTETHSQTAAFIWSVADLLRGDFKQSQYGRVILPFTLLRRMECVLEPTKEAVLIEANRQQNLPDEVRDRLLLRATGKDFFNASPLSLATLSDTQTADDLMSYVNSFSKHAREIFEHFHFEDYVQQLSAANLLYQVVQRFANFDLNPTSVTNFGMGVIFEELIRRFAESSNETAGEHFTPRDIVHLTTSLVLTNQDDKLKPNSIVTVYDPTAGTGGFLSEGDAYIQSVSEKVTVSLYGQELNAESYAICKADMLIKGQDVANIKLGNTLSDDQLTGQRFDYMLSNPPFGVDWKKVQKQIQDESVVEEYVAFVAGQQVGMGGQAGERLFDFGFPEIRLNLFHIIPLCSQWVGIAANVPAIPLIVTDLHTTVRLGICCPV
- the glmS gene encoding glutamine--fructose-6-phosphate transaminase (isomerizing) translates to MCGIVGAVAQRNVVPVLLEGLKRLEYRGYDSCGVAVHADGDLQRARSTHRVAELEREVQDTALAGFTGIAHTRWATHGAPATHNAHPHFSGQSRGKARIALVHNGIIENHDELREELEAAGYVFESQTDTEVIAHLIDHLYSADLFEAVQAAVRRLEGAYAIAVFCQDEPHRVVGARQGSPLVVGCGQNENFLASDALALAGTTDQIIYLEDGDVVDLQLSRVWIVDAQGNEVKREVHTVQIHTGAAELGPYRHYMQKEIFEQPRAVGDTLQDIQSITPELFGDGAYDVFKTIDRVLILACGTSYYAGMTARYWIESVAKIPVNVEIASEYRYRDSVPDPRTLVVTISQSGETADTLAALKHAQSQGMEHTLTICNVGTSAMVRECKLSYLTRAGVEIGVASTKAFTTQLTGLFLLTLALAQVKGRINETQEHDYLKALRHLPVAITAVLALEPQIMAWADRFASKENALFLGRGMHYPIAMEGALKLKEISYIHAEAYPAGELKHGPLALVTDQMPVVTIAPRDELLEKLKSNMQEVRARGGELYVFADADTRITASPGMHVIRMPENYGKLSPILHTIPLQLLAYHAACARGTDVDKPRNLAKSVTVE
- a CDS encoding Lrp/AsnC family transcriptional regulator, producing MMALTKSTVKLDDLDIRILNALQHNSAVSNLELAQQVHASPPTCLRRVRRLTEAGIIEKQVAILNPEKLGNSLTAICEITLNTQTEQVFAAFEQQMHKETRVLQCYRVSPGPDFILVVQVEDMPAYHALAHRLFTEQGNIRNVRTFFSVHRSKFNTHSLL
- a CDS encoding glycosyltransferase family 4 protein — its product is MRVLQLNFERGWRGGERQTLLCLQQLRERGIDAQLLARAGEPLAQAARAEGFTVHAAKGVLGACFKLLCIGRGFDVLHAQTANTLSWLAVLKPLLGRLVVFTRRTSFRVTPSKQPRTAMKWRRVDAFVAISEAAAVEPGRLGLNVSIIRSAIEPAVPNDERIAALKQRYALQDRHVVGTSAALTREKDPLTLIRAVHQLRKTHPQVVCLHFGGDGDVSDAARQLVKELDLSQHYVFAGFEPGVEQVYGLFDVFALSSVEEALGSSVLDAFSQNVPVVATRAGGLKESLAEGRGLLCDVGDFRAMAENLAQVLDGADLRAEMTRKAYDYVLREHNVKVMGDRYMALYQAALKQ
- a CDS encoding MFS transporter — its product is MTEFKDGLPMPRRLWAMAVLMAGLALVSWDMAAANVALPDIATDLNVLPGLVVWVMIAYTVTVLVGILPSSAVAERIGFRQMYGLGSTIFMVGALACAFSTSFSMLLIARVVQGIGSAMLMSLFGGLVRNIYPMRQLGLGVSLSSLVVGVLAVLGPAIGAFIIELSSWRWTFVVYTPVCVALLFGLRALPDVPRTSKRFDWLSCGLSMITFGLFVVGLDMLVSNLVWALGFLGVSCIAGCWLFRRAGRQEAPLVPLDLLRIRPIAFAVSASLASFASQMSAMVALPFYLIHMLDYSYGQVGVLLAAWSVGVASMAPIAGWMSDRYRVAVLCIIGAGLTGAGLIWTVLMPLDSPHYAMLAPMVLSGIGVGFFQTPNNRAMLAGAPRRRSGAAGGLQATTRVLGQSVGTALAAIAFQLGGDNGPVVSISVSIVCALLAVVINVVRHFNPTPDLQL
- the glmU gene encoding bifunctional UDP-N-acetylglucosamine diphosphorylase/glucosamine-1-phosphate N-acetyltransferase GlmU; the protein is MLNIVILAAGLGKRMQSSLPKVLHPVAGKPMLAHVIDQARLLKPGRIVVVVGHGAETVKEAFAHAGDLDFVLQSPQQGTGHAVMQAIPLLQQADPNGATLVLYGDVPLVQSATLESLLDARHGGLAVLTEKLVDPTGYGRIVRGSSGHVERIVEHKDANDAERAINEVNTGILAAPTGKLIEWLGQISNNNAQGEYYLTDVVGLAVRDGVTVGAAHPSAAYETLGVNSRVQQAQLERLWQAEQARRLLEQGVTLADPARFDLRGTLQCGRDVFIDVGCVFEGDVVLEDGVRVGPHCVVKAATIGAGSLVEAFSHIDDAAVGAQARIGPYARLRPGAHVGEQAHVGNFVEIKKSRLGKGSKANHLAYIGDAQVGERVNIGAGTITCNYDGVNKFQTIIEDDVFIGSDTQLVAPVRVGKGATLGAGTTLTKDAPAGKLTLSRSRQTTIEHWKRPEKK
- a CDS encoding PhaM family polyhydroxyalkanoate granule multifunctional regulatory protein, which gives rise to MTQSNNSNPFMFPGLGQQGDLGHNPMLASIEMMRQAWDNLAQAGASHGLGLAAPPMNIEDLDRRIAELRTVENWLRMNLSMLTSTIQGLEVQRATISTLKSFVSPEGMTGNGDNPSALEVALGLKPSGQAKIKPAPAAEHESAGAEAMQQGTEAAQAWWSMLQNQFNTLASATSAGMATGDTFGKASGGAKKAAGASASSADAKSTMSAASAPKRTAAARARKPTGAAARQKTGAARKTAARKRSAAKKAAG
- a CDS encoding NUDIX hydrolase, which gives rise to MNAHIESLTLSQVQARLEALHPRLQQLPPLGSRPLTIAGRVCGWITARATEAVQALEGVRVEREAVHVGARFVNPSAALNALLANVAVALKEAGCARGWRDELLDVVGEGCRLGAIERAAVRPMGLLTRAVHLNAWTPDGRLYVARRSATKNTDPDMLDTLVGGLAGVGEDMDTALVRESYEEAGLAETDIAPRDSVRTIVRMHRRLPEGYQVEDVLVSECVLADSVAPRNIDGEVSEIMAVTPAQLWQLLTEEQFTLEASLVILDSLRSRLMQTA